The Primulina huaijiensis isolate GDHJ02 chromosome 12, ASM1229523v2, whole genome shotgun sequence genome has a window encoding:
- the LOC140990674 gene encoding ADP-ribosylation factor 2 isoform X1 gives MGLTFTKLFSRLFAKKEMRILMVGLDAAGKTTILYKLKLGEIVTTIPTIGFNVETVEYKNISFTVWDVGGQDKIRPLWRHYFQNTQGLIFVVDSNDRDRVVEARDELHRMLNEDELRDAVLLVFANKQDLPNAMNAAEITDKLGLHSLRQRRWYIQSTCATSGEGLYEGLDWLSNNIANKAST, from the exons ATGGGGCTAACATTCACCAAGCTCTTTAGCCGGCTTTTTGCCAAGAAGGAGATGCGCATTCTTATGGTTGGTCTTGATGCTGCTGGTAAGACAACAATACTGTACAAACTCAAACTCGGAGAGATTGTAACTACAATTCCAACCATTG GTTTCAATGTGGAGACGGTTGAGTACAAGAACATTAGCTTCACCGTTTGGGATGTTGGCGGTCAGGACAAG ATCCGCCCATTGTGGAGGCACTACTTCCAGAACACGCAGGGCCTCATATTCGTTGTGGATAGCAATGATAGGGATCGGGTTGTAGAGGCACGGGACGAACTGCATAGGATGCTGAATGAG GATGAGCTGAGAGATGCTGTGTTACTtgtttttgcaaacaaacaagATCTGCCTAATGCTATGAATGCTGCTGAAATAACTGACAAGCTTGGCCTTCATTCACTCAGGCAACGCCGCTG GTACATTCAGAGCACATGTGCTACCTCAGGGGAGGGGCTTTATGAGGGGCTGGACTGGCTTTCTAACAACATAGCTAACAAGGCAAGTACTTGA
- the LOC140990470 gene encoding polygalacturonase At1g48100-like: protein MGAFCLKNIIFLLTIFLVLWLSCMESTCNARRAGSHWRQNSISSSASLSKKKDRKHGSNYLHHGHAGKSAHKAHSPKAPPLALTPPPPPPAALAPPLALVPPPTGGHKGSPPPPPTTGHKGSPPPTITPPPNKGEKPPGSTVYNVLEFGAKGDGTTDDTKAFQAAWAAACKVEASIVHVPTEYVFLVGPISFSGPYCQHNIVFQVNYKCFYFKIPNMLIKVTCLLNFWQLDGKIVAPTSLKAWGSGLLQWLEFTKLVGITVTGSGTIDGNGAVWWQDSSYEDDPLDGRSTHLNPSNGTMKESPPISLANSSGEKMPRIKPTALRFYGSFNVTVTGISIQSSPQCHLKFDNCIGVSVYNFSVSSPGDSPNTDGIHLQNSKDVLIRNSNLACGDDCVSIQTGCTNIYIHDVNCGPGHGISIGGLGKDNTKACVSNVTVRDVFFRGTKNGVRIKTWQGGLGSVQGIQFSNIQVSEVQLPIIIDQYYCDARSCKNQTSAVALSGISYENIRGTYTVSPVHFACSDSMPCTEVTLTSIDLQPQKQRYHMYDPYCWQAFGKLLSPTTPPVNCLQIGKPASNNINPGNNDSC from the exons ATGGGTGCTTTTTGCTTGAAGAACATCATATTTTTGCTTACCATATTTCTTGTTTTATGGCTTTCTTGCATGGAAAGCActtgcaatgcaagaagagcagGCAGTCATTGGAGGCAAAATTCAATAAGTAGCTCAGCTTCCCTATCCAAGAAGAAAGACAGAAAACATGGCTCCAATTATCTTCATCATGGCCATGCTGGTAAATCAGCACATAAAGCTCATTCTCCAAAAGCACCACCACTAGCTCTGACTCCCCCGCCGCCACCACCAGCAGCATTGGCTCCGCCACTGGCACTAGTGCCACCGCCTACTGGAGGACATAAAGGAAGCCCTCCGCCACCACCAACCACAGGACACAAAGGAAGCCCTCCTCCCACAATCACTCCGCCACCCAACAAAGGTGAAAAACCACCTGGTTCCACTGTGTATAATGTGTTGGAATTTGGAGCCAAAGGTGATGGAACCACGGATGACACAAAG GCATTCCAAGCTGCATGGGCTGCTGCTTGCAAGGTTGAAGCCTCGATCGTCCATGTCCCAACAGAATATGTATTTCTAGTGGGACCAATTTCATTTTCTGGTCCATATTGCCAACACAACATTGTATTTCAGGTAAACTATAAATGCTTTTATTTCAAAATCCCAAATATGTTGATCAAGGTgacgtgtttgttgaatttttgGCAGTTAGATGGTAAAATTGTTGCCCCAACAAGCTTAAAGGCATGGGGCTCTGGTCTTCTTCAGTGGCTTGAATTTACAAAACTGGTAGGAATTACGGTAACCGGAAGCGGGACGATAGACGGCAATGGGGCTGTTTGGTGGCAAGATTCTTCATACGAAGATGATCCCTTGGATGGTCGATCAACACATTTAAACCCATCAAATGGAACAATGAAGGAAAGCCCTCCTATTTCA CTTGCAAACTCGTCTGGAGAGAAAATGCCACGCATAAAGCCAACG GCACTTAGATTCTATGGAAGTTTCAATGTGACGGTAACCGGAATAAGCATACAGAGCAGCCCTCAATGCCATCTAAAATTCGACAATTGCATTGGAGTATCCGTCTATAATTTTAGTGTCTCATCCCCCGGCGACAGCCCGAATACGGACGGAATACATCTCCAAAACTCCAAAGATGTGCTTATTCGTAATTCCAATCTTGCTTGTG GGGATGATTGTGTATCCATACAAACCGGATGCACcaatatatacatacatgatGTCAACTGTGGACCAGGACATGGCATCAGTATCGGAGGTCTAGGAAAAGACAATACCAAGGCTTGTGTATCTAATGTCACCGTTCGAGACGTGTTCTTTCGGGGCACGAAGAATGGTGTCCGAATAAAAACATGGCAG GGTGGATTAGGATCTGTGCAAGGAATACAATTCTCAAACATTCAGGTATCCGAAGTCCAACTCCCGATTATCATCGACCAATATTATTGCGACGCCCGAAGCTGCAAGAATCAAACGTCTGCAGTGGCTCTATCAGGTATAAGTTACGAAAATATAAGGGGAACGTATACGGTGAGCCCCGTCCACTTCGCGTGCAGCGATAGCATGCCGTGCACGGAGGTGACACTGACCAGCATAGATCTGCAGCCTCAGAAACAACGATATCACATGTACGATCCTTATTGTTGGCAAGCATTCGGAAAGCTCTTGTCTCCCACAACTCCTCCGGTGAATTGCTTGCAAATAGGAAAGCCAGCTAGCAACAACATTAATCCGGGGAATAATGATTCTTGCTAA
- the LOC140989982 gene encoding 1,4-dihydroxy-2-naphthoyl-CoA synthase, peroxisomal-like — protein MAGITQKDLDLVNRRMASVSGHFTPSAESGSIAMSNCSGRLNDSYHRVHGEVPGFIPEWKQVPDESGKPFTDIIYEKSVGEGIAKITINRPERRNAFRPHTVKELMRAFNDARDDNTIGVIIFTGKGTQAFCSGGDQSFRGKNGYSDYDNFGRLNVLDLQVQIRRLPKPVIAMVAGYAVGGGHVLHMVCDMTIAADNAVFGQTGPKVGSFDAGYGASVMDRLVGPKKAREMWFMARFYNAAEADKMGLVNKVVPLENLEEETIKWCREIMRNSPMAIRVLKSALNAVDDGHSGLQQIAGDGTLLFYGTEEGAEGKNSYLQHRKPDFSKFPRLP, from the exons ATGGCAGGGATAACGCAGAAGGATCTCGACCTTGTTAACAGGAGAATGGCCTCTGTTTCCGGGCATTTCACTCCATCTGCAGAAAGCGGGAGCATTGCCATGTCCAACTGCAGCGGAAGATTGAACGATTCCTATCATCGTGTGCACGGAGAAGTTCCGGGGTTTATCCCGGAATGGAAGCAAGTGCCCGATGAGTCCGGGAAGCCTTTCACTGATATCATCTACGAAAAATCCGTCGGAGAAGGCATTGCCAAg ATAACAATTAACAGGCCAGAGAGGAGGAATGCATTCAGGCCTCACACGGTGAAGGAGCTCATGCGGGCATTCAATGATGCCAGGGACGATAACACTATTGGGGTCATTATTTTCACTGGAAAG GGCACACAAGCCTTTTGCAGTGGAGGTGATCAATCATTCAGAGGCAAAAATGGGTACTCTGACTACGACAATTTCGGCCGCCTGAACGTCCTAGATTTGCAG GTGCAAATTCGTCGTCTCCCAAAGCCAGTGATTGCGATGGTTGCTGGCTATGCTGTCGGAGGTGGACATGTGCTCCACATGGTTTGCGACATGACAATTGCAGCAGATAATGCTGTTTTTGGCCAGACAGGACCAAAGGTGGGAAGCTTTGATGCTGGCTATGGAGCTTCTGTGATGGATCGTTTG GTTGGCCCGAAAAAAGCTCGTGAAATGTGGTTCATGGCAAGATTTTACAATGCTGCGGAAGCTGATAAGATGGGACTCGTCAATAAAGTTGTCCCA CTGGAAAATTTGGAAGAGGAGACAATCAAATGGTGCAGAGAGATCATGAGGAACAGCCCAATGGCGATTCGCGTTCTCAAATCGGCTCTTAACGCGGTCGATGATGGTCACTCTGGACTTCAG CAAATTGCCGGAGATGGGACTCTTCTATTTTATGGAACTGAGGAAGGTGCAGAGGGGAAGAACTCGTACTTACAACACAGGAAGCCCGACTTCTCCAAATTCCCTCGTCTTCCTtga
- the LOC140990738 gene encoding probable BOI-related E3 ubiquitin-protein ligase 2, producing the protein MFRNNTNAAVPPIPGSNHFQFSADAPNQLQLCVNVDKRASIFNKNPVSTGLRLSYDDDERNSTLSSASGSMTIGSSIVPSLHVDVERELDQNGKELEHYMRIQEENLLKGLREIRQNHYTSCLTYLANSCIKKLHQKNLELETVTCKNNELVERTKQLTAEAQSWCNIAKYNESVAKALKTSLKQAMQQVSNRGNRVGENDIDDAASSIDPNNFLSNSGEHERSSPVYINAPICRYCKSKEVSIVLMPCRHLCLCKDCEAFVGACPVCRMVTNASFEVYLLNN; encoded by the exons ATGTTCAGAAATAACACCAATGCAGCAGTGCCTCCTATTCCTGGCAGCAATCATTTCCAGTTTTCCGCTGATGCCCCAAATCAGCTCCAGTTATGTGTAAATG TTGATAAAAGAGCCAGCATTTTCAACAAGAATCCAGTGTCTACTGGTTTAAGGCTGTCTTACGATGACGATGAACGGAACTCCACACTTTCTTCTGCAAGTGGAAGCATGACCATTGGATCATCAATAGTTCCGTCTCTGCACGTTGATGTCGAGAGAGAACTTGATCAAAATGGCAAAGAACTGGAACATTATATGAGAATCCAG GAAGAGAATCTGTTAAAAGGGCTAAGAGAAATAAGACAGAATCACTACACTTCATGCCTAACTTATTTAGCGAACAGCTGTATAAAGAAGTTGCATCAGAAAAATCTCGAGTTGGAGACTGTAACTTGCAAGAACAATGAACTTGTCGAACGTACAAAACAACTAACAGCTGAAGCTCAGAGTTGGTGTAACATTGCAAAGTACAATGAATCAGTTGCTAAAGCATTGAAAACCAGTCTCAAGCAAGCAATGCAACAAGTTTCCAACCGAGGAAACAGAGTTGGAGAGAATGATATTGATGATGCTGCCTCGTCTATTGATCCGAACAATTTTCTCAGCAATTCGGGTGAGCATGAAAGATCAAGTCCAGTATATATTAATGCTCCTATTTGTAGATATTGTAAATCAAAGGAGGTATCTATAGTGTTAATGCCTTGTAGACATCTTTGTCTGTGTAAGGACTGTGAAGCCTTTGTGGGTGCTTGTCCTGTGTGCAGAATGGTAACAAATGCTAGCTTTGAGGTGTATCTcctaaataattaa
- the LOC140990674 gene encoding ADP-ribosylation factor 2 isoform X2 — translation MGLTFTKLFSRLFAKKEMRILMVGLDAAGKTTILYKLKLGEIVTTIPTIGFNVETVEYKNISFTVWDVGGQDKIRPLWRHYFQNTQGLIFVVDSNDRDRVVEARDELHRMLNEDELRDAVLLVFANKQDLPNAMNAAEITDKLGLHSLRQRRWYIQSTCATSGEGLYEGLDWLSNNIANKA, via the exons ATGGGGCTAACATTCACCAAGCTCTTTAGCCGGCTTTTTGCCAAGAAGGAGATGCGCATTCTTATGGTTGGTCTTGATGCTGCTGGTAAGACAACAATACTGTACAAACTCAAACTCGGAGAGATTGTAACTACAATTCCAACCATTG GTTTCAATGTGGAGACGGTTGAGTACAAGAACATTAGCTTCACCGTTTGGGATGTTGGCGGTCAGGACAAG ATCCGCCCATTGTGGAGGCACTACTTCCAGAACACGCAGGGCCTCATATTCGTTGTGGATAGCAATGATAGGGATCGGGTTGTAGAGGCACGGGACGAACTGCATAGGATGCTGAATGAG GATGAGCTGAGAGATGCTGTGTTACTtgtttttgcaaacaaacaagATCTGCCTAATGCTATGAATGCTGCTGAAATAACTGACAAGCTTGGCCTTCATTCACTCAGGCAACGCCGCTG GTACATTCAGAGCACATGTGCTACCTCAGGGGAGGGGCTTTATGAGGGGCTGGACTGGCTTTCTAACAACATAGCTAACAAG GCATAA